The genomic window GGCACACGTTCGAACGCCTCCCACCCCTTGCTGACCGGACCCAGCATCGCAAGGCCGCCCTTGGAGACCACCCAGAGCCGGCCCAGGCCGTCGCGGGCCATCGCGACCACCGGCCTCGGCGGGTCGGGCTGGTCAACCTTCGCGAGCGTCCCTCCGGCCATGTCGTAAGTCCGCAGGCCGGCGTCCGTGGCCAGGAGGATCGAGTTCGGCCCGCGGCTCCCGAGGATCGCCGCCTCGACACGGAGCGCATTGCCGTTCTCCCGAAGATTAACCGGGACCATTCGCGATCCTACTCCGCGAGGGCCATGATCCAGCCTCCAGAGGCCCCGTTCTCGGCAATCATGCAGCAACCAGGGAGGGCCTTGGGTGTGGACCGCCTTCAGCGGACCATGTCCCACACCTTTCAGCCCTTCCATCACCGCCCTCCACCGGCCGTCCTCGAATCGACGCAGCGTCCCGTCCGACTCGTTCCAGATCGCTCCGTCAGGCGTGATGAAGCAGGAGGACACGTCCAGCATCAGGCGCTCCCGGCCGATCCTCTCGGACTTGCCGCCGACGCGTCTCGCGGTGGTCACGGTTCCGCCGAGCTCATCCGTGTTGCTCACGGTGACGATGTCTCCGCCCGGCTCGACGAGCACCCGCGTCTCGCGCCATCCCTCCGTCGACTTCTCGAGCTCCGCCGCGTCCTCGTCCTGCGGATCAACCTCGAAGGGAGGCTCGAGCGACGCGGCCTCCCAACCCTTCGCCCCGAGCTTCCACGGGGGCAACGCATCCTGCTCATCGAGGCACAGGAGCCCTTCCCGTGTCTCCTCGACATCGCGGACGTCCGACGCACCAAGCTGTCCGGCGAGGCCGTGAGGCACCGCTTTCTCGCCCTCCAGGGTCAGGCAGCCGTCGGCGAGTGTGGTCAGGGCCCAGGGCTCTCCGGGACGCGCCGGCGGATGGACCGCGACGACGGAGGGATATGTCCCCACGGCATCGGGCCGACCCGTGCGGTACGCGATCTCCAGCCTGCCGGCCTGCCTCCAGTCCTTCAAGGCCTCGTCGACCCGGAACACGTCGTCGTAAGAGAAAACTCGAAGGCCGACGTCCGCCTCGACCATGTGCGTGATTGGCAGACACGGCGGCAGAAGGTCCGGCGCCTTTCCCTCCACGTTCTGAAGTCGCCTCTTGTATAAGAGACGAGAGGCGGGCCCGTCCACTCGGGCGATGTAGCCGGAGCCGATCGTCATGTGCATCGTGCCGCCGAACGCCCATACCTGGCCGTCGCGACGTTCCAGGAACCCGTAGACGCCTTCCAGGAACGCCGGATGGCGTAGATCATCGCTCTGGGGCAGGTGGACGGCCTCGGCCTTGCCCGTTGTCAGATCCAGGCGCGTGATCCTCCCTCCCCATTCGCCGTGGTCTGAGCCGAGCCAGAGCCACCCCCGGCGATCGATCAGGAATGCGGTCACATGATCATCCACGAGGATCGTCTTTCCCTCGGCCGGATCATGAATGGCTGTCTTGCGCGGTCTCTGCTCCTCGCGCTGCGTCGCCACGACCAGCCCCGCCTTCCGGCCGTGCACCGCCGGCGCCCAGCCGATCCACTGCGGTTCATCGGCGACCCGGAACATCTCCCTGACGTCGAGCGTCGCCGGATCGACGCCCACGATCCGCCCGTCGCGATACCCTGCGACGACCGCGCCGCCCTCGCCGGCCCCCAGGCACGTGACCGGCTCGGGATCGACGCGCTCGCGGACGAGCCGAAGGCCCGGCAGGTCGAACCGCAGCAGGGCACCCGACGACGTCGCCGCGATGATGCTGTCCCCCGACCGCATACTCGCGCGGATCGAGTTGCGGTCGAAGTGGATCGCGTACGAGGCGGTGCGACCATTCGCCAGGCGCACCTCGCCGGTCACCGGGCCCGGCGGCTCGGCGCCGGAGGAGGCGAAGGCCAGCGATAGGGACAGGCCACAGACGACCGCCACGCGATGGTGCTGCCGCATCGAGGCATCTCCCGGATACCGTGAGGAGCCGGCAATCAAGACGCGGCAGGACCAATGCGCATTCGGCCAGCTTCCGTCATTTTGGCGAACCGTCACCCGTGCCGGAGACCGGCGTCTCCTCGGCGTTGCCCCAGTCGGACCAGCCGAGGTAGTAGTTGCGGGCCGGCAGGCCCAGGCGCTCCAGGGCGAAGGTGTCCACGGAGGCGCGGCCGCCGCCCTGGCAGTGGGCGATCACCGGCTCGCCCGGCTTCACGCCCTGGGCGGCGAGCTTCTCGCGGAGGGCGTCCGGGGGGAGGAAGCGGCCGTCCTTGTCCACGAGGTTCGTCCACTCGACGTGGCAGGCGCCCGGGATGTGGCCGGCCCGCTTGCTGTGCTTCTCGGTGCCGGCGAACTCGCCGTCGCTGCGGGCGTCGATGATCCGGTCGGACTTCGCCTTAAGGGCCTCCAGCACGTCCTCGCGGGTCGCGTGCCGGTCCTTGCGGAAGGCGACCCGGAACGTCGAGGGCGGAAGCGACGCCGGGGCCTCCGTGCCGACCGGCCGGTCCGAGCGCTTCCAGAGCGGGAAGTTCCCGTCCAGGAGCCCCGCGCGGTCCACGCCCAAATAGCGGAGCAGCCACCAGGCCCGCGCGGCGTCGAGCTGCCGCTTGCCGTCGTAGACGACGACCTCGGTCCCCGGCCCGATCGACAGCGGGGCGAGCCATGCCTGCCAGGCCTCGCGATCCTCCAGGCCGCCGGGCTTCGCGGCCAGCGCCTGGGCCGCCTTCCCGTCCACCCACACGGCGCCCGGGATGTGCCCGGCCTCATACTCCGCCTTCGGCCTCGCGTCCAGGATCCGCAGGCCGGCGTCGCCCAGCCGCTTCTGCAGCGCATCGTGGGAGAGGAGCGCGGGGGCCGACCGGGGCGCGGGGGGCCCGTCGGCCAGGGCCGGGCAGGCGAGGGTCGAGAGCACGAGGGACGCGGCGGGGACGCAGATCTTCAGCAAGGTCGTCGGCATTCATTGCTCCTTCAGTTGGCGATCTCGGACGACGCCGTCGGACCGACCTGGTCCGGGTCGGCCCCGGGTCCGGGATCCCCGCGCCTGCCGGTGGCGAAATCGGCCGGCTCGGGCGATTCCGGTCGCCGCCCCGCCGGGGTGCGGAACTCGATCGGGCCGGGGATCGGGTGCTCCTCCGAGGCGAGGCGGGCCCAGCCCTCGCGGTCGAGGACCACCGCCGCGGCCCCTTCGCCCGGCTGCGACACCCAGGCCGTTCCGCCGATGTCGTACTGGTTCCGCTCCCCCTGCCACCGGAGGGACCTCGGCTCCCATGGGATGGCCGGGGTGCCCGGCAGCCAGGAGACCAGGCCCCTGGCCTGGACGGCGCAATCCCCGGCGCGGACGGTGAGCGGCGCCTCGGGGGTGAAGCCGGAGAGCCGGATCGGCGCCTCGCCCGCGGCGAACGTGAAGCGGTCCAGGGACAGCGTCCGGCCCGACCCGGAGCCCCCGCCGAGGAACCGCACCGTCACCCCCGAGCCGGGCCGGCCGGCCGCGGGCACGATCATCGTCTGCTTCAGGTCGGCCTTCGCTCCGCCGATGGCGTTGACCTCGATGCCGTGCCGGAAGCCGCGGAACCACCCGCCCTCGACGACCAGCTGCCCCCCCTCGGCGACGATCGCCCGGGAGCCCTCGACTTCCGGCCCCCTGTCCGTGAGGAAGGCGCAGCGGCGAAACTCCGCGGCCCCGGCGGCCCGGATCAGCGGGGGCGGGCCGTCCGGGGAGGCGGGGGCGGAGGACGGGTATCGGGCCACGATCGTGAGGCCCTCGACGACCAGGTTCGTGGCCGCGCCCGTCACGAGGAGCGGCTGCTTGCCCTTGAGTTCCGCGACGAGCACGGGGGTCGTCCCCGGCGCGGCCTTGAGCTTGAGCCAGCCGGTGCTCGCCATGACCCGGGGCGCGTCGGGCACGGATACGACCAGGGGCTCCCGATTGCGCAGCACGACTGAACCTTTGACGCCGACCGCAGCCTCCATGGCCTGGTAGAGGTCCTTCGCCGGCGACTCCCCGCCGTCGGGGTCCAGGACCGCGATCGGCGAAGTGGGCTGCGCGGGGGCCGTCCCCGCGCCAGCCTCCTTCGCCCGGCCGTCGCGCGGGGCGTCCGCGGCCGGTTGCTTCGAGGCCGGGGAGGACGTGGCCTTCGCCGTGCCGCCGGCACGCCGGGAGACGATGGACGCGGCGATGGCCAGCGCGATCGCGGCCAGGAGGGCCGCCGCCCAGGGCCAGCGGCCGCGGAGCCGGGCGGCGAGCGTGCCGGGCGCGGCCGCGGCGACCGGGGCCGCGGGCTGGAGGCCCGAGGAGGATGCCGACCGCTCCCCGGAGAACCACGGCCTGGGCCTCGCGATCGACTCCGAGAGGGACGGCTCCGGCCCCAGGTCCAGGTAGAGCGGGATCTCCTCCTCGCTGCCGACGGGCTGGTCGCTCGCCGGGACCGGCGTCGCCGTCGCGACCGCGCTCTCCGGGCCGGATGCGCCCGCCGACGGCATCGGCGGCGGCCCGGCCGCGTCGTAGGCGGCGGCCGGCGTGGCCGCGACCCCCGCCCCGGCGAACCGGGCCGGCGACGCGGGCTCCGGGATCGGAGTCCTCGAGGGCGGCATGCCGGGCGTGGACGTGGGGGAATCCGGATCGCCGGGCATGAGGACCCCCGTCGCGATCTCGGGATCGTCCCCGGCCCCAGCGCGGGAGGCCGCCGCGCGGTCGTGGGCCTCGAGGCAGGCGTCGATCGCCTGGGCCACCTGGAGCGGCGTCCCGAACCGGTCGTCGGGCGACTTCCGCATCATCCTGCGGACGACCTCGGCGAGCGCCTGGGGGATGTCCGGCGCGAACCGCGAGAGGGGCGCCGGCTCCAGCGCCTGGTGGGCGAAGAGCTTCTCCGGCAGGCTCGGGCTGGGGAACGGGACCTGACCGGCGATCATGTGATAGAACGTGCAGCCGAGCGAGTAGATGTCGCTGCGGATGTCCGCCGAGTGCGAGTGCCGGGCCTGCTCCGGGGCCACGTAGTCGAACGTGCCGACGGTCGCGCCGTCGCGGGTCACGCGCTCATCCTCGGCCTTGTTGATCGCCAGCCCGAGGTCGGCCAGCTTGGCGACCCCGTCGTGGGTGACCATCACGTTGTACGGGTTGACGTCGCGATGGATCAGGTCCTTGCGGTGGGCGTGCTCCAGCCCCAGCGCGATCTGGCGGACGAGGCGCGCGGCCGTGATCGGCGGCATCGGCCCCTGGGCCGCGATCAGGCCGCCGATCGTCTTCCCCTCGATGTACTCCATCACCAGGAAGAAGCGGCCGTTGGACTCGCCGAAGTCATAGATCCGCACGAGGTTCTCGTGCTGGAGCTGGGCGCCGACCCGCGCCTCGCGCTGGAACCGGGCGATGGCCCTCGGGTTGTTCATCCGCTCGGGGGAGAGGATCTTCAGGGCGACCTGCCGGTTGAGCCGGGAGTCCCGGGCGAGGTAGACCCTCCCCATGCCCCCCTGGCCGATGAGGTCCACCAATACGTAGCGGTCCACGCGGAACCCGCTGGTCCGCCCGGCCAGCAATTGCTGCGCCTGCCAGAGCGAGAGGAGGCCCCGATGGATGGCCTGCCGCGCCAGGCGGCGGTCCAGGTGCTCCGGCGCGTCCCGCTTCTCCGGCGGGATCCCTTCCCAGCAGGCGGCCAGGCCCGCGGCGTCGAGCAGCCCGCTCTGGAGACTGGCCTGCCAGAATCGGGAGGTCTGGGGCTCGAGCATGAGGCGTCCTGACGTGGGCTGCTGCGCGACGGCGGCGACGCAACGACTCGGCAGCCGGCTCGCGGCACGCCTTCACATCATACCAGATCCGTCGCAGCAAGGCGCCCGACCGGCCTGCCGCGGCCGAACTTGCGGGCTTTAGGGAGCGATCCTGATCCCCGCCGGGGCGGACGCAAGTGCCGCCGCTTGAGCCCCCTCATCCTCGCCCGGTATGCTGGTGGGAGCGGGTGTGCAGCCCCGGCCTCGGCCCGGAGGATATTTGGGATGACACGCCGGCACAGATCATGCATGATAGGTTTTCGATATCGTAGCCGGCAGACCGAGGGGCGACGGGCCGTCGCGTCGTGGACCATCCCGGAGGTTGTCGCATGATCCCGGTGTCATGTTCCTGCGGGCGGCGATTCAAGGCGGAGGACCACCACGCCGGCAAGCGGACGCGATGCCCCGTGTGCGGCACCCTCCTGGTGATCGGCCAGGCGGGCGTCGCGACTCCCCGTCCGGACCCGCAGGGCGTGATACCCCCCTCGGGCGTGACCGACAACGGCGAGGTCCCTTCCTGGTGGTTCCCCGCCGGCGGCCCTGGCGCCCACCCGGCCGCAGGCACGGTGGCGACGCCCCCCACCACGAGGAGCGGCACCGGCAGCGGCAGCGGGACCGGCAGCTCGAGTTCCGGCGATCCCGACGAGATCAAGACGGCCGTCTTCCCCCAGCAGCCACCCGCCGCGCGCAGGCCGGCGCACGCCGAGGCCGCCGGCCGGCGGCGCAAGATGATCCTCGCGGGCCTCGGCGTCGGAGCCCTCACGCTGCTGGTCGGCGCCTCGGCCCTCTACTGGCTGACGCCCCGCGACGAGGGCCGCGGCATTCCGTGGGGGCCCAGGGTGCCCGGCGTGCCCGATCCTCCCGGCGGCGCCGTCCCGAAGGAGGAGGAAGGCCCCGGGGTGAAGAGGGAGCCGGAGCCTCAGCCCCCGGGGGGCGGGCCCAGGCTCCGCCTGATCGTCCCGGCCTACTTCTATCCCATCGGCAAGGGCCTGGATGACTGGAAGCGCCTCGGCAAGGCCGCGGGCAAGGTCCAGGTCGTCATCATCGCCAACCCGAGCAGCGGCCCCGGCGACCGGCCGAATCCCGACTATTCCCGGGCCATCAAGGATGCGCACGACGCCGGCGCCGTCGTGATCGGCTACGTCAACACCAAGTACGGGGCCCGCCCGATCGCCGAGGTGCAGGCCGATTTCGGCCTCTGGGTCAAGTTCTATCCCGAGGTCCGCGGCTTCTTCCTCGACCAGCAGTCGCAGGACCTCCGCAACGTCCCCACGTACATCGAGATCCGCGACGCCGCCAGGAGGGCGCTCAAGGATGCCCTGCTCGTGAATAACCCGGGCGCCGTCTGCGACGCCGCCTACGTGACCCAGCGATGCGCCGACGCCACCTGCGTCTTCTCTGCCTACGAGGGCTTCGGCTTCTTCGAACTGCCCCCCACCTACTCCAAGAGCGACCCCTCGCGATTCGCGGCCCTCGCCTGCCAGATCAAGGGGGAGGACGCCATGCAGCAGGCGATCCATGACGCGATCATGAAGCGGATCGGCTACATCTACATCTCCGACACCCCCAGCGGGGACAACCCCTGGGGCCGCCTGCCCACCTACTGGGAGAAGGAAGTCGACGCCATCCACCGCGTCGAGTGAGCCTCTTCCTCGCCAACGGCGAGCCTCCTGTTGCGTGGTGCGGACACGGGCGATGAACCCCGGCCACAAGGCCCCGCCCCACGGCGGCGAGGAGTCACCGGCCGGCCGCGCGGGCGTTTAGCTCTTGTCACGGACGCCGGGCCCTGGACGCGGACAAGCCCCTCGGGGCGTCTCCGGCGTCCCCCTGTCTTATGCCATTTCCCAACATTCCACCACCCCGGGGCGAGACCTCGCCCGGGGTGCGTGACGAGGAGACGGCCCTCATGGCACACTCCGACTGGATCCTTCCGCGCGCCGAGTCCGGCTGCCACAGGGTCTTCCACCCCGACCGCCAGTCGGCCGAGGGCCACCGCATCGCGCTGGAACTCTGGATCCAGGCGACCGGACACACCCGGCCCGACTACCGCGTCGTCGCCTTCCGATGCAAGAACTGCGGCGGCTACCACGTCGCCCGTCGGAAGGCCAAGGATCGCACCAAGGCCCCCGCCAGGCTCTTCGCCCACTCGTTCAACCCCTGCGACGAGCCCGAGGCCGCCGGCATCATCCCCGACGCCTCCCCGACCGACGGCGCCCTCGACGGCCCCAGGCCATGGCTCTGAGCCGACCCGCGGGTCGCCCTGGTTGAGTGCGGACCGCGCATCGAGGCTTCGATGCGATTCCAACCGCAAAGGTGCTCGAACATCGATTGCGGATCGGCCTCGCCTGGATCCCCGGATCCGGGACCGCGACCTGGCGCCTCGAGGAGGCCTCCGAGTGCCCGGGCGGAGCCGCAAGTGACGCCGCGGAATCACCCCGAGCATCGGCGAACCGATGCGGGCCCGCACGACGCCAGGAGCTTCGGGTCCGGGGCGATCGTCGCTCGCCTCGCCGTTCCCCACCATCCGCCCTGGGCATCCCGCGGAGGCATCGATCGGATGCGCACGGGGTCCCATTTCTGGAGAGAGCCGGTCTTACCAACCCACTCTCCGGCGTCATCGAGGGGGATCAACCTCTCCCGCGAGGCAGCGTAGGCAGGATCTCCGCCCGAGGGAAAGCCGGATGGTCCCCCAGCCAGCCCTTCCCTTGGGGCAGGGCCGACGGGTTCGTCGGCGAGGCCGGCGCGCCCGCGACGGTCGCGGCGATGTTCGCGGTATCTCCGGGGGACGCGGGGCCGTCGTGGCCGGAGGTCACCTGGGCGCCGCGAGGGGAGGTCGCCAGGCCGGCCAGCGAGAGGGCGGCGGCCCCGTCGGCGGACTCGGCATCGACCCGGAGGAGCGCCCGGTTCCCGTGCGCGGCCTGGAGGGCGTTCCGATCCACGGCCGTGCTGTAGGTATTGTTCGAGACCAACACCAGCCGCCCTTGATACGCCACGAACCCCGCCCCGGCCCCGGAGAGCAGCGAGCGGCCTTCCATGGGCTCGAGCGAGGGGGCGTAATCAGTCCGTCGACGCCGGGAGCCGCCGCGAGCGGTGCGTGCCATGGTGCCTCTCCGTGGATGGGCCGCCTCGCCGACTCTCGTCGGCCGGGAATTGCGGCGAAGGCGCCCGATGGGATCAACTCCGACGCCGCGGCGGTCCGCGTCCTGCGCCGTCCGCCCGGGGCGGACGCGATCCGCGGGGCCGGCCACATCATAACACGCCGGGCCCGATCGGGCGAACCTCGACCATCGCGCGGGCGGGGCCCGCGCCTCGGTGCTCGAGTCGAGGCGGCCGGCAACCTCGATCGGCATCAGGACAGCCGCGTTCGCCCCGCGGCCGGCGTCATGAAATCGCCTTCGAGTCCGACCGTGACGCTTCCCATGGGAGAGCGGTGCACCGTCCCCTCACCTGGTCGACCTTCCCGGGTGGCCGCGGTGGGAGGGGGAGGGGTCCAGGATCGGAGCGACCGGGCCCGCCTCCAGCCTTCCGCCGCCAGGAGAAGGACGGCAGGCCTCACTCCAGCCCCTCCACCCTGCGCTTCTCATCGGGCCTCCTCGTGTCCTCCGTGCCACCGTGGTCAGCCCGCATTCTCGTCCTCACCGCGGAGGCCGCGGCCGCGGGAGGAGGCGCCGGCGGAGCGCTCGCGGATGGTCCCGGGCTCGTGGGCGTTGGAGAGGGCGGTGTCGTAGCTGATCTCGCCGCGCTGGTAGAGGTCCAGGAGCGCCATGTCGATGGTCTGCATCTGGTGCTTGCGGCCCATCTGCATCTCGCTGAACAGCAGGTGCGGCTCCCCCTCGCGGATCCGCTTCCGCACGGCGGGCGTGGCGATGCCGATCTCGCAGGCGAGGACCAGGCCCTTCCCGTCGGCCCTGGGGAGCAGGCGCTGGGCCAGCACGGCCTGCAACGTATTGGCGAGCTGGTACATGATGTTATTCTGCTGCTCGTGCGGGAAGACGCTGAAGATCCGCTGGATCGTCTGGACGACGTCCGGCGTGTGCAGGGTCGCGAGCACGAGGTGCCCCGTCTCCGCGGCGGTCAGGGCGGTGGAGACGGTCTCCAGGTCGCGCATCTCGCCGATCACGACCACGTCGGGATCCTGGCGGAGGACGTGGGTCAGGGCCTTCTGGAACGAGGGGACGTCGGTGAGGACCTCCTGCTGGACGACGATGCTGTTGCGGTTCTCATGGACGTACTCGACGGGGTCCTCGATCGTGATGATCTTGGCCCGCCGGCCGCGGTTGATCGTGTCGACGAGGTAGTTCAGCGTCGTGGTCTTGCCGTTGCCCGTCGCGCCGGTGACCAGGATCAGTCCGTTGGGCAGCCTCGCGAGCTCGTCGATGACCGGCGGCAGGCCGAGCACCTCGCGGCCGCGGACGGTGGTCTCGCAGAGGCGGATCGCCATCTCCGGGATGCCGGCGTGCAGGTAGATGCTCGCCCGGCACCGCCCCACGCCGTCCCAGTATCGTGAGAAGCAGAGCTGCCACTCGCGGTCGAAGATCGCGCGCTGCCTCTCGTTCATCAGGCCGTTGGTCATCTCGCGGAGCGACGCCTCGTCCAGCGGCTCCCCCTCGATCAGGCGGATCTCGCCGTTGACGCGGAACGCCGGGCTCAGGCCGCGAATCAAATGCACGTCGCTGGCGCCGTACTTCCGGGCGCCCTTGAGGATCTTCTCCATCGTCCACATCGCGTCAGGCCCTCCGCCGGAAGCCCGGCATCTCAACGACCGCCGAAGAGCCGCCGCAGGCCGCGGCCGATGGACCAACCCCCTTCGGAGAGGCCCTCGAGCAGCCGGCTCGCCTCGACGTTTCGGGGCGAGAGGTCCAGGCAGCGGGCCAGGCTCTGGCGGGCCTGGCGGTCGAAGCCCAGGGCGAGCTCGCAGCGGGCCTGGATCAGCCAGGGGTAGAAGCTCGCCGGCGAGGCCTCGGCCGCCTGCCGGGCGCGGAGGAGCCCCTTGCTCGGCTTGTCGTACTCGAGGTAGATCAGGGCGATCTCCAGCGGGACCAGCCAGTCGCGGTCGGCCTGCACGGCCTTGTCGAAGCAGTGGGCGTCCACATCGTCGCGGGCGGCCACCAGCATCTCGCCGCGGACGATCCAGCGGTAGGCGGAGGTCCCCTCCTGGCGCAGCGCCCCGTCGATCATCTCCGCCGCACGCGTCCGGTCGCCGATCCGGAGCAGCGCCTGGGCCCGGCCGGCGAGCAGGTCCGGCTGGTTGCGGAAGAGCTCCAGCGCCTTGCCGGCCCAGAGCTCGGCCTCGGGATACTCCCCCAGCATGATCAGCATCTGCACCTGGCCGACCCAGCCGGCCACGAGCGACCGGTCGAGCTCCAGGGCCCGGGAATAGTACCGCAGCGCGTTCTCGTAATGCCCGCGGCGGCGGTCCGCGTCCGCCTTCCCCAGCCATTCGCGGTCGTCCCGCGAGGCCTCGCTCGGGGCGGGGCCCAGTTCACGTTCATCCCCCGGTGCCGCGTCGAACTCGAGCTGATTGAATCTCGGCAAGGTCCCCCCCTCTCCGTCACGGTCGCCGCCCGCGGCGGCCTGACTCAGCGGATGAATCGGAATCGGGACAGCGGGGCAATCCGCAGCCAGACCCCGCCCTCCACGTCGCCGGGGTCGATGAGCCCGGCGACCTTCCAGAACTCCGCCGAGCTGCCGCGCTGGGCCGCGGCGGCCGTCATCGTCGGCAGCACCAGCAGGTAGTGCTCGGGGACCTCGATCTCCATCCGTGCGGGGAGCCGGTCCGGGACCAGGGGCGTCCACGACACGGGCTCGCCGTTGATCGACAGACGGCCGTCCTCCCAGACGACCCGGTCCCCCGCGAGGCCGATCACCCGATCGATCACCTGGTTGTCCTCGAGGTAGTCGCGGCGATGGCCTCCCGCCCTCATCGGGTCGGTCACCTCGCGGCGGGAATTCACGCTCGGCCTGGTGACGACGACGTCGCCCCGCCTCGGGCCCGTGATCGCGAAGGCCCAGTTATTCACCAGGAGCACGTCGCCCGCGGCGAACGGTCGGGAATCCGCCATGAGCGCCAGCGGCGCGGCGATCCCCCTCAGCACGACGGACAGCAGCGCGTACAGGATCGTCGTCACGAAGAGCGTGAACAGGAACAGCTTCCGGCGATCGACGGCGTGCTCGCGCATCAGGGCGCTCACCACGGACGAGGCATGGGCACTGATCGCCAGGCCGATGAAGATCGGCCCGTCAGTCGAGCCCCATCGCAGGAGGCCCAGGAGCAGGAACACCGCGTAGGAGCCCAGGTAGAGCCAGCCCCAGGTGACGTTCCCCGCGTGGATCTGGGCCAGGCCCGGGACAATCAGGCGGCGGATCGTGCCCGGCGGCGGCGGGGTGAACCAGCCGTCCGCGGCGATCGCGCCCAGCAGGCCCCCGCGGACGCTCCGGGCGGCGTCCTTCGCCCGGTAGACGGGCTTCCGGTTGACCAGCCGCCGCATCTGCCGGGCCGACCGCGAGGCGCGCGGGGGATTCACGTCGATCGCGGAGCCGGCCAGGGTCAGGGAGGTCCCGCATCGCCCGCAGGCATCCAGGCCCGGCATGTTCTCGAACCGGCAACTCGGGCATTGCATGGCTCGCCAGCCTTTCCCCTTCCGCCCCCTCGAGCCCGTCCGCGCTCAGTCCAGGCCGAACCGGCGGACCCGCTGCTCGACGCGGGCCATCGCCTGGACGCCGGCCTCGTGGTACTCGTCGGTCAACTGGCGCGACTCCTCGCGGCCGACGACCTGCGCGATCGCCTCCGCGACGTCCACGCACCGCGGCCCCTTGATGCCGATCGTCCGCACGACGACCTTGCCGTCGGCGCCGATCTCGATCTCGATCTCCTCGTCGCTCATGGCCGTTCGCTCCGATCCGAGGGGGGTGACCGACAATCCGGCTCAGCGATTCCGGACCCGAATGTGGATG from Aquisphaera giovannonii includes these protein-coding regions:
- a CDS encoding sulfurtransferase is translated as MPTTLLKICVPAASLVLSTLACPALADGPPAPRSAPALLSHDALQKRLGDAGLRILDARPKAEYEAGHIPGAVWVDGKAAQALAAKPGGLEDREAWQAWLAPLSIGPGTEVVVYDGKRQLDAARAWWLLRYLGVDRAGLLDGNFPLWKRSDRPVGTEAPASLPPSTFRVAFRKDRHATREDVLEALKAKSDRIIDARSDGEFAGTEKHSKRAGHIPGACHVEWTNLVDKDGRFLPPDALREKLAAQGVKPGEPVIAHCQGGGRASVDTFALERLGLPARNYYLGWSDWGNAEETPVSGTGDGSPK
- a CDS encoding serine/threonine-protein kinase; amino-acid sequence: MLEPQTSRFWQASLQSGLLDAAGLAACWEGIPPEKRDAPEHLDRRLARQAIHRGLLSLWQAQQLLAGRTSGFRVDRYVLVDLIGQGGMGRVYLARDSRLNRQVALKILSPERMNNPRAIARFQREARVGAQLQHENLVRIYDFGESNGRFFLVMEYIEGKTIGGLIAAQGPMPPITAARLVRQIALGLEHAHRKDLIHRDVNPYNVMVTHDGVAKLADLGLAINKAEDERVTRDGATVGTFDYVAPEQARHSHSADIRSDIYSLGCTFYHMIAGQVPFPSPSLPEKLFAHQALEPAPLSRFAPDIPQALAEVVRRMMRKSPDDRFGTPLQVAQAIDACLEAHDRAAASRAGAGDDPEIATGVLMPGDPDSPTSTPGMPPSRTPIPEPASPARFAGAGVAATPAAAYDAAGPPPMPSAGASGPESAVATATPVPASDQPVGSEEEIPLYLDLGPEPSLSESIARPRPWFSGERSASSSGLQPAAPVAAAAPGTLAARLRGRWPWAAALLAAIALAIAASIVSRRAGGTAKATSSPASKQPAADAPRDGRAKEAGAGTAPAQPTSPIAVLDPDGGESPAKDLYQAMEAAVGVKGSVVLRNREPLVVSVPDAPRVMASTGWLKLKAAPGTTPVLVAELKGKQPLLVTGAATNLVVEGLTIVARYPSSAPASPDGPPPLIRAAGAAEFRRCAFLTDRGPEVEGSRAIVAEGGQLVVEGGWFRGFRHGIEVNAIGGAKADLKQTMIVPAAGRPGSGVTVRFLGGGSGSGRTLSLDRFTFAAGEAPIRLSGFTPEAPLTVRAGDCAVQARGLVSWLPGTPAIPWEPRSLRWQGERNQYDIGGTAWVSQPGEGAAAVVLDREGWARLASEEHPIPGPIEFRTPAGRRPESPEPADFATGRRGDPGPGADPDQVGPTASSEIAN
- a CDS encoding spherulation-specific family 4 protein, encoding MIPVSCSCGRRFKAEDHHAGKRTRCPVCGTLLVIGQAGVATPRPDPQGVIPPSGVTDNGEVPSWWFPAGGPGAHPAAGTVATPPTTRSGTGSGSGTGSSSSGDPDEIKTAVFPQQPPAARRPAHAEAAGRRRKMILAGLGVGALTLLVGASALYWLTPRDEGRGIPWGPRVPGVPDPPGGAVPKEEEGPGVKREPEPQPPGGGPRLRLIVPAYFYPIGKGLDDWKRLGKAAGKVQVVIIANPSSGPGDRPNPDYSRAIKDAHDAGAVVIGYVNTKYGARPIAEVQADFGLWVKFYPEVRGFFLDQQSQDLRNVPTYIEIRDAARRALKDALLVNNPGAVCDAAYVTQRCADATCVFSAYEGFGFFELPPTYSKSDPSRFAALACQIKGEDAMQQAIHDAIMKRIGYIYISDTPSGDNPWGRLPTYWEKEVDAIHRVE
- a CDS encoding type IV pilus twitching motility protein PilT produces the protein MWTMEKILKGARKYGASDVHLIRGLSPAFRVNGEIRLIEGEPLDEASLREMTNGLMNERQRAIFDREWQLCFSRYWDGVGRCRASIYLHAGIPEMAIRLCETTVRGREVLGLPPVIDELARLPNGLILVTGATGNGKTTTLNYLVDTINRGRRAKIITIEDPVEYVHENRNSIVVQQEVLTDVPSFQKALTHVLRQDPDVVVIGEMRDLETVSTALTAAETGHLVLATLHTPDVVQTIQRIFSVFPHEQQNNIMYQLANTLQAVLAQRLLPRADGKGLVLACEIGIATPAVRKRIREGEPHLLFSEMQMGRKHQMQTIDMALLDLYQRGEISYDTALSNAHEPGTIRERSAGASSRGRGLRGEDENAG
- a CDS encoding tetratricopeptide repeat protein: MPRFNQLEFDAAPGDERELGPAPSEASRDDREWLGKADADRRRGHYENALRYYSRALELDRSLVAGWVGQVQMLIMLGEYPEAELWAGKALELFRNQPDLLAGRAQALLRIGDRTRAAEMIDGALRQEGTSAYRWIVRGEMLVAARDDVDAHCFDKAVQADRDWLVPLEIALIYLEYDKPSKGLLRARQAAEASPASFYPWLIQARCELALGFDRQARQSLARCLDLSPRNVEASRLLEGLSEGGWSIGRGLRRLFGGR
- a CDS encoding S26 family signal peptidase, producing the protein MQCPSCRFENMPGLDACGRCGTSLTLAGSAIDVNPPRASRSARQMRRLVNRKPVYRAKDAARSVRGGLLGAIAADGWFTPPPPGTIRRLIVPGLAQIHAGNVTWGWLYLGSYAVFLLLGLLRWGSTDGPIFIGLAISAHASSVVSALMREHAVDRRKLFLFTLFVTTILYALLSVVLRGIAAPLALMADSRPFAAGDVLLVNNWAFAITGPRRGDVVVTRPSVNSRREVTDPMRAGGHRRDYLEDNQVIDRVIGLAGDRVVWEDGRLSINGEPVSWTPLVPDRLPARMEIEVPEHYLLVLPTMTAAAAQRGSSAEFWKVAGLIDPGDVEGGVWLRIAPLSRFRFIR
- a CDS encoding DUF2997 domain-containing protein, translating into MSDEEIEIEIGADGKVVVRTIGIKGPRCVDVAEAIAQVVGREESRQLTDEYHEAGVQAMARVEQRVRRFGLD